In a single window of the uncultured Pseudodesulfovibrio sp. genome:
- a CDS encoding ABC transporter ATP-binding protein, with protein MANLTLDDICVRFGGLQALTDVAFSVSEGEVVGLIGPNGAGKTTVFNVITGVYKASSGSVSYDGTKITGLRPYQVLSMGIARTFQNIRLFQNMTALENCMVAQHSRSKTGVVGAILRSPSQRREEEQIIDRSQKALDFMGLGHMTDEVASNMPYGHQRRLEIARALASEPHTILLDEPAAGLNPAESKELMESIGRITNLGINVLMVEHDMKVVMGICNRIVVLDHGVMIAEGLPEEIQKNPDVIEAYLGQ; from the coding sequence ATGGCAAATCTCACTCTTGATGACATCTGTGTCCGTTTCGGCGGGTTGCAGGCCTTGACCGACGTCGCCTTTTCGGTATCCGAAGGCGAGGTCGTGGGACTGATCGGCCCCAACGGAGCGGGCAAGACGACGGTATTCAACGTTATCACCGGGGTCTACAAGGCGTCCAGCGGCTCGGTCTCCTACGACGGCACGAAGATCACCGGGCTGCGTCCCTATCAGGTCCTGTCCATGGGCATCGCCCGGACTTTTCAGAACATCCGTCTCTTCCAGAACATGACCGCCCTGGAGAACTGCATGGTCGCCCAGCACAGCCGGTCCAAGACCGGCGTGGTCGGCGCGATACTTCGCAGCCCTTCGCAGCGTCGCGAGGAGGAGCAGATCATCGACAGGTCCCAGAAGGCGCTCGATTTCATGGGCCTGGGCCACATGACCGACGAGGTGGCCTCGAACATGCCCTACGGCCACCAGCGCCGGCTCGAGATCGCCCGCGCCCTGGCCAGCGAACCGCACACCATTCTGCTGGACGAGCCCGCGGCCGGTCTGAACCCGGCCGAGTCCAAGGAGCTGATGGAGTCCATCGGCCGCATCACCAACCTGGGTATCAACGTGCTCATGGTCGAACACGACATGAAGGTCGTCATGGGCATCTGCAACCGCATCGTCGTCCTGGATCATGGCGTAATGATCGCCGAGGGGCTGCCTGAAGAGATTCAGAAGAACCCCGACGTGATTGAGGCATATTTGGGCCAGTAG
- a CDS encoding branched-chain amino acid ABC transporter substrate-binding protein, which yields MKRLVVFAVALLALGLLLAGCGGEEKKAEQVLKIGTMSPLTGPYAADGNDIRQGAEIAVEVVNEAGGIPGFSKIEVVSEDTACDPKQAVAAANKLINEKVPAVVGAYCSSSTIPASETLAEENIFMLTPASTNPKVTERGLKYMFRTCGRDDHQAPAAVKFMKDVEGVKSVFIVDDKTTYSQGLAEGVATAAEAAGIKVLEHDHVNQGDKDYSAVLTKVKAANPDLFYISLQNSATGALMVIQAKRMGIDAILMGQDAVYHPKLIEIAKGDSEGMYCTFGAIDKNAPKYKEFFAKYKAKTGNEPGAYSAYAFDSATAYLMALKAAGTTDPAKVRDELLKLDFTGASKQINYQENGDSGSNYTVYKVQDGKFVPYWNSLTGEKL from the coding sequence ATGAAACGTTTAGTGGTATTCGCAGTTGCTCTGCTCGCTCTGGGCCTGCTCCTGGCGGGCTGCGGCGGCGAAGAGAAAAAAGCCGAACAGGTCCTCAAGATCGGTACCATGTCCCCGCTGACCGGTCCCTACGCCGCCGACGGCAACGATATCCGCCAGGGTGCCGAGATCGCCGTGGAGGTCGTCAACGAGGCCGGCGGCATTCCCGGATTTTCCAAGATCGAAGTCGTTTCCGAAGATACCGCCTGCGATCCGAAGCAGGCCGTTGCTGCAGCCAACAAGCTGATCAACGAGAAAGTGCCCGCCGTTGTCGGCGCGTATTGCTCCAGCTCGACCATTCCCGCCTCCGAGACCCTGGCCGAGGAAAATATTTTCATGCTGACTCCGGCCTCCACCAACCCCAAGGTCACCGAGCGCGGCCTGAAGTACATGTTCCGTACCTGCGGTCGTGACGACCATCAGGCTCCGGCCGCCGTCAAGTTCATGAAGGACGTCGAAGGCGTGAAATCCGTCTTCATCGTCGACGACAAGACCACCTACTCCCAGGGCCTGGCCGAAGGCGTTGCCACCGCTGCCGAAGCCGCCGGCATCAAGGTTCTGGAACACGACCACGTCAACCAGGGCGACAAGGACTACTCCGCCGTGCTGACCAAGGTCAAAGCCGCCAACCCGGACCTGTTCTACATTTCCCTGCAGAACTCCGCCACCGGCGCGCTCATGGTCATCCAGGCCAAGCGTATGGGCATCGACGCCATCCTCATGGGCCAGGACGCCGTCTACCACCCGAAACTCATCGAAATCGCCAAGGGTGACTCCGAGGGCATGTACTGCACCTTCGGCGCCATCGACAAGAACGCTCCCAAGTACAAGGAGTTCTTTGCCAAGTACAAGGCCAAGACCGGCAACGAGCCCGGCGCTTACTCCGCCTACGCCTTTGACTCCGCCACCGCGTACCTGATGGCCCTCAAGGCCGCCGGTACCACCGATCCCGCCAAGGTCCGCGACGAGCTGCTCAAGCTCGACTTCACCGGCGCCTCCAAGCAGATCAACTACCAGGAGAACGGCGACTCCGGCTCCAACTACACCGTGTACAAGGTCCAGGACGGCAAGTTCGTGCCTTACTGGAACTCCCTGACCGGCGAAAAGCTCTAG